From the genome of Hymenobacter cellulosilyticus, one region includes:
- a CDS encoding nitrilase-related carbon-nitrogen hydrolase → MSLPISEGEGTMAEIMEAMVQKHIPLIEEAGRQGVQILCLQEIFNTPYFCPGQDKAWYASAESVPGPTTDRMAEYAKKYNMVMIVPIYEREAAGFLYNTAAVIDADGTYLGKYRKNHIPHTSGFWEKFFFKPGNLGYPVFQTKYAKVGVYICYDRHFPDGARVLGLNGAEIVYNPSATVAGLSQYLWKLEQPAHAAANGYFMGCINRVGTEKPWNLGKFYGASYFVDPRGQIFAQASEDNDELLISEFDLDEIDEVRATWQFFRDRRPETYEKLVEL, encoded by the coding sequence ATGAGTCTGCCCATCAGTGAGGGCGAAGGCACCATGGCCGAAATTATGGAAGCCATGGTGCAGAAGCATATTCCGCTAATTGAAGAAGCCGGCCGGCAGGGCGTGCAGATTCTGTGTCTGCAGGAAATCTTCAACACGCCTTATTTCTGCCCCGGCCAGGACAAAGCCTGGTACGCCTCGGCCGAGTCGGTTCCCGGCCCCACCACGGACCGCATGGCCGAGTACGCCAAGAAGTACAACATGGTGATGATTGTGCCGATTTACGAGCGGGAAGCTGCAGGTTTCCTCTATAACACGGCCGCCGTTATTGACGCCGACGGCACTTACCTGGGTAAATACCGCAAGAACCACATTCCCCACACCTCCGGGTTCTGGGAAAAGTTCTTCTTTAAGCCCGGCAACCTGGGGTACCCCGTGTTCCAGACCAAGTACGCCAAAGTGGGCGTCTACATCTGCTACGACCGGCACTTCCCCGACGGGGCCCGGGTGCTGGGCCTCAACGGAGCCGAAATCGTGTACAATCCCTCGGCCACAGTAGCGGGCCTCTCGCAGTACCTCTGGAAGCTGGAGCAGCCGGCCCACGCGGCGGCCAACGGCTACTTCATGGGCTGCATCAACCGCGTCGGGACCGAGAAGCCCTGGAACCTGGGCAAATTCTACGGCGCCTCCTACTTCGTGGACCCGCGCGGGCAGATTTTCGCCCAGGCCTCGGAAGACAACGACGAGCTACTGATTTCCGAGTTCGACCTCGACGAAATTGACGAGGTGCGCGCCACCTGGCAGTTCTTCCGCGACCGGCGCCCCGAAACCTACGAGAAGCTGGTCGAGCTGTAA
- a CDS encoding FAD-dependent oxidoreductase, translating into MAEYKTPTSEPEFHANFAQIKPRMNKSEALFESSRCLFCFDAPCIKACPSGIDIPQFIRQINTGNTTGAARTIYEANYFGNACGKVCPTEVLCEGACVYNLQDVKPIEIGRLQSFATREAIEQNKPLFGPGPANGRKVAIIGAGPAGISAACELRSLGYEVDVFEAKSQPSGLTVYGVAPYKITNEEVLAEMTYLENQFGFRVQYNQPIASRRELEALEESYDAIFLGIGLGATNPLLLPGEERNNCVGAVEFIEQLRVQHHRTAVGRKVIVLGGGNTAMDAASESARMGAEDVILAYRRGKEEMGAYEFEYDLAKGVGVKGLFNVAPVEIVGNGKVEGVRFIRTATLHGQVQVVPGSEFVEPCDMVIKATGQAKQTQLLSLIPGLQVDNKGRIVADERTGQTTNPKYFTSGDARNGGAEVVNAAAEAKATARGIHAFLSGGF; encoded by the coding sequence ATGGCCGAGTACAAAACCCCTACTTCCGAGCCGGAATTTCACGCCAATTTCGCCCAGATCAAGCCCCGGATGAACAAGTCTGAGGCCCTGTTCGAAAGCTCGCGCTGCCTGTTCTGCTTCGACGCCCCTTGCATCAAAGCCTGCCCCTCCGGCATCGACATTCCTCAGTTTATCCGCCAAATCAACACGGGCAATACCACTGGCGCCGCCCGTACCATTTACGAGGCTAACTACTTCGGCAACGCCTGCGGCAAAGTGTGCCCCACCGAAGTACTCTGCGAAGGCGCCTGCGTGTACAATCTGCAGGACGTGAAGCCCATCGAAATCGGGCGGCTGCAGAGCTTCGCTACCCGCGAGGCTATTGAGCAGAATAAACCGCTCTTCGGACCCGGCCCGGCCAACGGCCGCAAGGTGGCCATAATAGGAGCGGGGCCGGCTGGTATTTCGGCGGCTTGCGAGCTGCGCAGCCTGGGCTATGAAGTCGACGTGTTTGAAGCCAAGTCCCAGCCTTCGGGCCTGACCGTGTACGGCGTGGCGCCTTACAAAATCACCAACGAGGAAGTGCTGGCGGAAATGACGTATCTGGAAAACCAGTTTGGCTTCCGGGTGCAGTACAACCAGCCCATTGCCTCCCGCCGGGAGCTGGAAGCCCTGGAAGAGTCTTACGACGCTATTTTCCTCGGTATTGGCCTGGGTGCTACCAATCCGCTGCTGCTGCCCGGCGAGGAGCGCAACAACTGCGTGGGGGCCGTGGAGTTCATCGAGCAGCTGCGTGTGCAGCACCACCGCACGGCTGTGGGCCGCAAGGTTATTGTGCTCGGCGGCGGCAACACGGCCATGGACGCCGCTTCGGAGTCGGCCCGGATGGGAGCGGAAGACGTAATTCTGGCCTACCGCCGCGGCAAGGAGGAAATGGGCGCCTACGAGTTTGAGTACGACCTGGCCAAGGGCGTGGGCGTGAAGGGGCTATTCAACGTGGCTCCGGTCGAAATCGTGGGCAACGGCAAGGTCGAAGGCGTCCGGTTTATTCGCACAGCCACGCTGCACGGGCAAGTGCAAGTAGTGCCCGGCAGCGAGTTTGTCGAGCCCTGCGACATGGTCATCAAGGCCACCGGCCAAGCCAAGCAGACCCAGCTGCTGAGCCTCATTCCCGGCCTGCAGGTCGATAATAAAGGGCGCATCGTGGCCGATGAGCGCACCGGCCAGACCACCAACCCCAAGTATTTCACCTCCGGCGACGCCCGCAACGGTGGGGCTGAAGTAGTCAACGCTGCGGCTGAAGCCAAAGCCACGGCCCGCGGCATTCACGCCTTTTTAAGCGGTGGTTTCTAG
- the hydA gene encoding dihydropyrimidinase — protein sequence MASLLLKNGRVVTADSDSVCDVLVEGETIVAIGLNLPVQADHTIDATGKIIVPGGIDPHVHLDMPFMGTFSSDTHETGTRAALHGGTTTVIDFVLQKQGHSLREALTEWQGRATGTAVGDYSFHMAVTDFNPGTKEEIKDMIAEGITSFKTFMAYKGALMIDDAQMVGLMQEVKKHGGLVTAHATNGDMIDTLIAQHRAAGKLTPLYHYLSQPEVTEAEASGRFADIANYTGVNAYIVHLTCEGALNQVRRATERNQRVFVETCIQYLVLDASLYEDEVNGAKVVMSPPLREKKDQATLWAGINQGLVQVVGTDHCPFMWEQKMMGKDDFSKIPNGHPAIEHRMELLFSEGVTTGKISLQKFVEVTSTNAAKIFGMFPRKGTISIGADADLVLFDPAKKHTISAATHHMNCDYSAYEGWELTGKIDTVILRGQVAVHEGETKVGRGYGQFIKRGKTAF from the coding sequence ATGGCGTCTTTGCTACTTAAAAATGGCCGCGTCGTAACGGCCGATTCCGATTCCGTGTGTGACGTGCTGGTGGAAGGGGAGACAATAGTGGCCATCGGCCTCAACCTGCCGGTGCAAGCCGACCACACCATTGACGCCACGGGCAAAATCATCGTGCCCGGCGGCATCGACCCGCACGTGCATCTGGACATGCCGTTTATGGGCACCTTTAGCTCCGACACCCACGAAACCGGCACCCGCGCCGCCCTGCACGGCGGCACCACCACCGTCATCGACTTCGTGCTCCAAAAGCAGGGCCACAGCCTGCGCGAAGCCCTGACCGAGTGGCAGGGGCGGGCTACCGGCACGGCCGTCGGCGACTACTCGTTTCACATGGCCGTGACGGATTTCAACCCCGGCACCAAGGAAGAAATCAAGGACATGATAGCCGAGGGTATCACCTCGTTTAAAACCTTCATGGCCTACAAGGGTGCCCTCATGATTGACGATGCCCAGATGGTGGGGCTGATGCAGGAAGTAAAAAAGCACGGCGGCCTGGTAACGGCCCACGCCACCAACGGCGACATGATTGACACGCTCATTGCCCAGCACCGGGCCGCGGGCAAGCTCACGCCGCTCTACCATTATTTGTCGCAGCCCGAAGTAACGGAGGCTGAAGCCTCGGGCCGCTTCGCCGACATTGCCAACTACACTGGCGTGAATGCCTACATCGTGCACCTGACCTGCGAGGGCGCTTTGAACCAAGTACGGCGGGCCACGGAGCGCAACCAGCGCGTGTTCGTGGAAACCTGCATTCAGTACCTAGTGCTCGACGCCTCGCTGTACGAAGACGAGGTAAATGGGGCCAAGGTGGTGATGTCGCCGCCGCTGCGGGAGAAAAAGGACCAGGCCACGCTCTGGGCCGGCATCAACCAGGGCCTGGTGCAGGTAGTCGGCACCGACCACTGCCCCTTTATGTGGGAGCAGAAAATGATGGGCAAGGACGACTTCAGCAAGATTCCCAACGGCCACCCCGCCATTGAGCACCGCATGGAGCTGCTGTTTTCGGAAGGCGTAACGACCGGCAAAATCAGCCTGCAGAAGTTTGTGGAAGTAACCAGCACCAACGCGGCCAAAATCTTCGGCATGTTTCCGCGCAAAGGCACCATCAGCATCGGCGCCGACGCCGACCTGGTGCTGTTCGACCCGGCGAAGAAGCACACGATTTCGGCCGCCACCCACCACATGAACTGCGACTACTCGGCCTACGAAGGCTGGGAGCTGACCGGCAAAATCGACACCGTAATCCTTCGCGGGCAAGTGGCCGTGCACGAAGGCGAAACCAAAGTCGGCCGCGGCTACGGGCAGTTTATCAAACGCGGCAAAACAGCTTTTTAA